TTTTTACAACTATTAGTTTAACAAGTTTATGAAATTTCAAAGAGTGAGATCGTCCTATCGTTTTCATATATGTCTCtccaaatatatttattagagcTAAGTGCACcggaatgcagtcaactaatcaccaaaagttattgtgtgcacgaactctaggtcgactttattgtattcaggaaacttgaaattatgtttattgtgaacataaaacggaTGTGAGACCGGTTACttcacataaaacttgtttatttacatatatttttttattgtatgcataaactaatctcaaaaagttattgtgtgcatgtcacgtaagcagtcaacgtgaaagtggtgaccgacTAACTTCTTACCCagtaacttttgtttactatgagacttttgaacaagtttcctgaatacaataaagccgacctaaagttcgtgcacacaataactttttaagATTAGTTAATTGCATTCCGACGCACTTAGccctatttattattattattattacgataCGACTAATTTAGTTTCAATCTAACTTTAAAGAGGCTGTCAACTAGTCATTTTCATATTTCACCATATATCCTAaagtatatactcgtatttaagTTCAAGATTGTCATTGGTGGGTAATTAAGCAAGCTGAATACGAAACATCTTGTCCGTTTTAACTGTACAAGGATGAATCTAACCCAAGGTTTAGATTTTAGGGTTAGTGGATCACCAATACCATCATTTCTAAAAGCACATCCAAGCATCTTTAAAGTTTCAGccatatataaagatatatgaaAGCAACATGGCAGTTGGCAAATCATTAAACTTTATATCATTACTCAGGGGCAAATTGGCACCCCTGTTACCAAAATTACTGTAAACGGCTATATAATTCACGAAGTACGTTACGTTACGGATAAGGGTAGGAAACTACATTCAAGAAAGAATAGTGGaaaaataaagacaaaaaaatttGTAATATTGATAAACTTATTCACCCACGTAACCAAGTTGCCTAGCTCTTCGCTCCCACAATGAAGTAATCTTTTTTTCTTGTCTCATTAAAGCTTCGACTTGCTCCCTTGCTTGTTCACATGTTTCAGTAGCAGTGTTGCATTTTTCAGCCTCTTTTTGGTACTGCGCGGCCACTCTTCTTGCTTCACCAAATGTGATGTTCATATGGCGTATGTGTTCATCACTGACTGTTTCTTGCAATTTCAGTTCTTCTGATAGTAAATCCACAAACTGTTTTTCCATTTCTTCCTTCAGATCAGGATCATCCTTCCCACAATCTGGATTTTGGTAACAAAATCAGAATATACGCCACTTAAACGGGTATCTACCACTTAACCCAAAATCTGGAGTCTTGGTGCATGACATAAAAGACGGTATAACAACACTTGCTTTGGATTCAAAAAAATTCAGCTATAAAGGATCTCCATACACATATGATCCCTGCCTTCCATAGTTCAGATGTAACATTAAAAGGCCACTTTAAAACTAAATTGGTAACATGAAAGCTTAATGACTTGCTACATATAGTAACTGCAAAGAATGGCAACCAACATCCTCCTAGTTCCTAACTTGGTCACCAAAGTTTGAATTTCACCAAAAATGTTAAATGGCTTGAAATTTGCAAAAAGTTTCACTTAGGACAGTAGGAACCAACTTTTTTCAACTAACCCTTATATGGAGCATTAACACAGTTGAGGCACTCTCTTGGTGGTTGTCAAATTTTGTTGACCAAATTAGATATCAGGGTGATGTTGGTTGCTTTTGAATTAACCCTAATTGACCGGCATTGATACATTTATAATCCCTATGAATGACAGTCATAAGTTTGACCTTGGAGGACAAAGAGTACCCTATAGTTCTTTCAACATGCAATCGACCACTCTGTGATGATTACCAATTATCAAGAACTAGTATCTTCTGTTAGACGCAGCATGATCATCATTATGTTAAGTATGCAGTTTAGAGTGAACTAATTGCGTTTTGCTAGCAGATATAGTAAATGAAGAGGTGGTAGGTGAAGTGAACAGAGTTTCCTTGCTTCATCATCATCCCAAAAGTGGGAGATGATTTTAAATGTAAAATGTCTCAATCTACCTTCACTTTCTCTAATTTAACTTTCTAAAAAGAGCACGATTTTGGTTGATCTCTTCACTTTCTTTTACTTCCATTCAGGAAATAATTTCAAGAACACAGCCTAAGAGTCAAAACTCGGTAATCCAAGTCTCCATTATTTGCATGATAAAAACCTTTAATACAATATGAAATCTTTATACACCAACATTGTGGTATTTAGAGTTCTACAACAGGACATCGTGGTCTTTACTTTAttactttaaaaagaaaatagttttGACTTCTGAAATCAGATGAAGACTTTGCAGCTATATAGCTATAGTGTTATTTAAGCTttttagtagaaaaaaaaaaaagattggtATCTACATAAACTTGAGAATAGCTTGATGTCAATTAATTTACTTATAAACCATTAGGCATGAAATCAAAAGGCTCAATGATATCTCTTTTTTGGAGAAGACATATAGTTTCACATCAAACCATGATAAAAACTACTAAACTGTAAATGATAAACGTTCACCTGTAACTGAAAGATTGGCTATGCCTGCAATGTACAAAAAGAAGCAAGAATTAGTAACTGAATCCGACTAAACAAACCTTTAGAAATTAAATGCAAATAGTACAATCATATCCTGATCAATTATCGTCATGTTTATGCTACCAAATTTAACAATGCTCTTAACATTTTACGCAATTTTAGCTATTTACTACTCAACAAGAAGATATCAGTCTTATCAGCTTATATAAACTGAAGAAACAAAGGACCGGATCCACAAGAACCAGAGATCTTTCTCTAGATATGAATTGGGTATTCTTTAATCCACTAAAGCTCAAAACTTTATTATAATCCAAGATCAAATACTGACTAATCAcacaaaaaataccaaaaagcaAATCAAAACTTCAATTCATAGCATTAAATAgcagaaaatgaaaaaatgggaatttaatcttaattatgaaataacatgaaaaataaCACAAATCACAAAATGGGTAAGCAATAATTCcactaaagataaaaaaaaaaacacaccaaTCGACAACAAAATCACAATCagataaataacaaaaatgataaaatgaaagaagaagaaaaatgaaatgtgAGCTAATTATCTAATAGTATGAACAAAAACACTAATCAATGAAATGGGTATGTACTAATTCCACTAAAGATCAGACACCCGTATCAAAACTAcactaattaacaaaataatacatgtatataatattgaaaaataagaaaaatgaaaagggtTAGATGAGCATAATACCAGGAGCAAGTTTGAGAAGTGAAAGAGGTGGAGGGCAATCACAAACACATGGATTACAAGAAATTGAAGaagtttttaaattaaaaccCTTTTTAATCTTCCAATAAAGAGCTGGCCCAGATACACAAAGTGCTGAAATCACTGCAAATATCACTAGACAAGTTCTTAAACATGACCCAGATCTTCTTGTCATCTTTCTATATCTTAATACATATAGATCTATTCTATTGTAATTGGGGTGTAGCTAGATCTAATGGAGTAGTGACATGGATTTTTTAGTACAGTGTGAATGAATTCTAAGTGGTGTGTTGAGAAAGGAAAAGTCAGAAAATTGGTACTCATTATTgtgacattttttatttttgaggaAAGATGGGTAGTCACCGACAGATGACCCGACCCATTCCCACTTCAAAGAATTGTAAGGGCAcgtttggttcgcggaatgtttttggaaggaatgaaatcttttaaaggaattggaatctgaaggaatgaaatttgacggaatgtttttgaagattcaagtgagggacggaatgagattccttccccaaggaatggagattgcatcaaatgagggaatgttaacattccaacggaatgtgattcctccatctttaaccaaccaaacacactaaaaaatagaattcaattccaattccatcagattccatcaaattctgtgaaccaaacgcgacctaaatGTTTTGTATACATAAAAATTGCGGAAATTCCTGGTAGGTAATCCACACTGCCCATACTATCCCTGatagaaatttatatatttatttatttatgacaCTAGTATTAATGCTTGTACAATAAACAGATTGACAAAAATTTACGATGTGTATGTATGATgtacaactttttaaaaaaatactccaAAATAGTTATAAGATCTAATTTAGTTTTCTTAGGGTACACTGTACACATTAAATAGTATAAGCATACTTCAAAATGATCCTACACTAATTAAATGTAGTGTAAATTTTTAGTGCATTGTGCATATATTATAGATGATGCCCTCACATTTGTATACATATGACACAgtagtttaattttaaagatCGCAATTCTGAAGAACACGAGAGTTTGAAAAGTTAGTATGCCAAAACTTATTTCTTGATCTTATATTTAATTAAGTCAACTCATAAGAGAAGTATGACATTTTCACTTGTATCATTGTTTGTAATCCAAATAGTATTCATCTACCCATTTCTGTATGATTTCTACTTCTTGTTTCCTTTGCATAACCAGCCATTCTGGATCATCTTTTGTTTCATGTCGAAAATCTACATGATGAGCCCCTGAAATACATCAATATCATCAAATCTACAAATGAACAATACACATCCAGTTCTTACTTTCTAGATACCAAATAACATGAAACCTCTTTCGGTCACAAGTGCCACAATGCTAGCAGATATATTCTTCAACACACTGAAAAAACACGACATCAAATGATTTAGCAACACAAAACACGTTACTTGACATAAAACCATGACTAGCACTGTGTATAAAATGAAAATCGAACTACACATCTATGCTGACCTGCCTCTGCTCCATGGATCTTGCATCCCGTTAGAAAATATGATATTGCTACCCGACCTTTTCAGCACCTTTTCAATTCCCTGTtacaaaaagtaattaaattgttGCAACGCTTCAAAACAATGGAACCAAGtgtgagtttgtaagaaaaaagAGAAGATGAAAAAACTTACAATGCCACCATATTCAGTAGTAATTTGATGAGGTCTAGGTGTAACGCCGTATCTGTTTTCACAGTGTTCAACAAATGCGGTGTAGTTGTATGAACTTGGTGGAAACATGCTTTGGTTTGAGTTACTCATTGGCATCACCATTTCCGTACATgactaagataaaaaaaaaaacacaacaccATTACACAAGTTGAAAATATATAACCTTTTGTGTTGTTAAGCTTTTGAATGAAAATGTGACATCAAGTACCTGCCAGTCCCAACCACGAATTCCTTGGATATCTGACTGATCATTTTCTAAGTCGAAGCATTTTTGTGTTCCAGAATAATTGTAGTACAGACTCGCGGCTGCAAAAGCCCGGGTAAGTTTGGATGCTCCTGGAGGGTATTCATCAATGATCTTGCACAtctttacagacatcaactatGTTATTTTTGTACTATAAATGACCAATTGAACAAATTGACGTGTGAATGAAGGTACTAAATTAATAGTAGTACCTCTTGAACAGGGTAGGCAGGAAGTGGCTTCTCAAAGTTGGCTTTTGTTGGGTAATTAACCATGGATGTGTAAACAAAGGCTGTACTTAGCCAACTGCTTACTGAATATGTCGACTTCACTAACCTAAATTCAAGTGCAAACATGATATTAGTTTTTTACCCTCTGGACCCGGTAGTCCATTAGTCGAAAGT
The sequence above is drawn from the Erigeron canadensis isolate Cc75 chromosome 4, C_canadensis_v1, whole genome shotgun sequence genome and encodes:
- the LOC122595481 gene encoding uncharacterized protein LOC122595481 — translated: MTRRSGSCLRTCLVIFAVISALCVSGPALYWKIKKGFNLKTSSISCNPCVCDCPPPLSLLKLAPGIANLSVTDCGKDDPDLKEEMEKQFVDLLSEELKLQETVSDEHIRHMNITFGEARRVAAQYQKEAEKCNTATETCEQAREQVEALMRQEKKITSLWERRARQLGYVGE